A single Marinitoga aeolica DNA region contains:
- a CDS encoding RpiB/LacA/LacB family sugar-phosphate isomerase, which produces MKKIIIGSDKSGFTLKEAIKNHLIEKGYEVEDVGMYEHEEKRAYFESAKIVASKVSSGEYERGILCCGTGMGMAIVANKFKGVYAAVVESSFPAKMAKVINNANILTIGGWLIAPIQAFDMVDNWLNASFTEGFPEDRQEFLKNALNEIKKIEDENFK; this is translated from the coding sequence ATGAAAAAAATTATCATAGGTTCAGACAAATCCGGTTTTACTTTAAAAGAGGCTATAAAAAATCATTTAATAGAAAAAGGATATGAAGTTGAGGATGTTGGAATGTATGAACATGAAGAAAAAAGAGCATATTTTGAATCAGCTAAGATTGTAGCATCAAAAGTTTCATCAGGTGAATATGAAAGAGGAATACTATGTTGCGGTACGGGTATGGGAATGGCAATAGTTGCAAATAAATTTAAAGGTGTATATGCAGCTGTTGTTGAAAGTTCTTTCCCTGCAAAAATGGCTAAAGTAATTAATAATGCTAATATTTTGACTATTGGAGGATGGTTAATAGCTCCTATACAAGCATTTGATATGGTTGATAATTGGTTAAACGCTTCTTTTACTGAAGGATTTCCTGAAGATAGACAAGAATTTTTGAAAAATGCATTAAATGAAATTAAAAAAATTGAGGATGAAAACTTTAAATAG
- a CDS encoding LacI family DNA-binding transcriptional regulator: MKKKFVTLKDIANASGYSINTVSRALNNKQYVDKETKEKILKIAKEMNYFKNVTATSLRYSKTHTVGVVIVDAQNPFYIEVLKGIEYAAREKKYQVIFMNSDKEYELEEMAIKTFLERRVDGLIVSTTQNKFEDIKLLSDLNYPTVLIEYPKDGYNLDSVLVDNQNGGYIATKYLINKGRKNILMFNATEHKYASKMRCKGYLKAIEEYNLKEHILLSNEGYENAYNTFNDYIKKHGIKEIDAIFAYNDVFAVACYQVLKEKNIKIPEEIAIIGFDNTIESKIAEITTVSIDKFYMGKLAFEMLYERIKNKNKENEEKIFEVTIIERKTT, from the coding sequence ATGAAAAAAAAATTTGTTACTTTAAAAGATATTGCAAATGCTTCTGGATACTCTATTAATACAGTATCCAGAGCATTGAATAATAAGCAGTATGTTGATAAGGAAACTAAAGAAAAAATATTAAAAATCGCTAAAGAAATGAATTATTTTAAAAATGTAACAGCTACTTCTTTGAGATACAGTAAAACACATACTGTAGGAGTTGTAATTGTTGATGCTCAAAACCCTTTTTATATTGAAGTATTAAAGGGAATTGAATATGCAGCAAGAGAAAAGAAATATCAAGTTATATTTATGAATTCGGATAAAGAATATGAATTGGAAGAAATGGCTATAAAAACTTTTCTTGAAAGAAGAGTAGATGGACTAATAGTATCTACAACTCAAAATAAATTTGAGGATATAAAATTACTAAGTGATCTAAATTATCCTACTGTTTTAATAGAATATCCAAAAGATGGATATAATTTAGATTCAGTATTAGTAGATAATCAAAATGGAGGATATATAGCTACTAAATATTTGATTAATAAAGGAAGAAAAAATATATTAATGTTTAATGCAACAGAACATAAATATGCTTCTAAGATGAGGTGCAAAGGTTATTTAAAAGCAATAGAAGAATATAATTTAAAAGAACATATATTATTATCAAATGAAGGTTATGAAAATGCATATAATACTTTTAATGATTATATAAAAAAACATGGGATAAAAGAAATAGATGCAATATTTGCATATAATGATGTTTTTGCAGTTGCTTGTTATCAGGTTTTAAAGGAAAAAAATATAAAAATACCAGAAGAAATAGCTATTATAGGATTTGATAATACTATTGAATCAAAAATAGCTGAAATAACAACAGTATCAATTGACAAATTTTATATGGGTAAATTAGCATTTGAAATGTTATATGAAAGAATAAAAAATAAAAATAAAGAAAATGAAGAAAAAATATTTGAAGTGACTATTATTGAAAGAAAGACAACATAG
- a CDS encoding L-fucose/L-arabinose isomerase family protein codes for MLKIGVVCLARKTFDYNAAAEIYKEKIEELKSIKYVEFIFDENLVIEVEEAQNSVKKFVDVDGIVIISGTFHLGHLALIYASLKKPMLLWAFNELPYNGGKIRLNSVCGLNLNASNLYKAGYDNFHYTVGDKIDMDWINALKMKKVLENTRLGVVGSRAHGFFNLGIDELNLNGKAGTLIDYLQLDELFDYANNSESQYEEKLKEIYDVSGINNTQLSKVSKLIRGLELFFKEKNINAMAIRCWPEFASKYGISPCAAMSYLQANDYIIGCEGDVEGTLSMIATKAASNSTPFLADLSQVNLEENYALLWHCGVAAYNLWDKKSNRSLDTYFAGGKGVTADFVLKPGVISLLRIDSARGKTRLFIAKGEAVEMKKELKGTYAKVIFENHINSLLDTLVKNGVAHHAAMVYGDYMRTFEIFGQLMGWEIIRG; via the coding sequence ATGCTAAAAATAGGAGTAGTTTGTTTGGCAAGGAAAACATTTGACTATAATGCAGCTGCTGAAATATATAAAGAAAAAATAGAGGAATTAAAAAGTATAAAATATGTAGAATTTATATTTGATGAAAATTTGGTTATTGAGGTAGAAGAAGCTCAAAATTCTGTAAAAAAATTTGTCGATGTTGATGGAATAGTTATAATTAGCGGAACATTTCATTTAGGTCATTTAGCTTTAATATATGCAAGTTTGAAAAAACCAATGTTATTGTGGGCATTTAATGAGTTGCCATATAACGGCGGAAAAATAAGATTAAATTCAGTTTGTGGGCTGAACTTAAATGCTTCAAATTTATACAAAGCTGGATATGATAATTTCCATTATACAGTTGGTGATAAAATTGATATGGATTGGATAAATGCATTAAAGATGAAAAAAGTTTTAGAAAATACACGACTAGGTGTAGTGGGATCAAGAGCACATGGATTTTTTAATTTAGGTATAGATGAACTAAATTTAAACGGGAAAGCGGGAACATTAATAGATTATTTGCAATTAGATGAATTATTTGATTATGCAAATAATTCTGAATCGCAGTATGAAGAAAAGTTAAAAGAAATATATGATGTTTCAGGAATAAATAATACACAATTAAGTAAAGTAAGTAAATTAATTAGAGGATTAGAATTGTTTTTTAAAGAGAAAAATATTAATGCTATGGCAATAAGATGTTGGCCAGAATTTGCTTCAAAATATGGAATTTCTCCTTGTGCTGCAATGTCATATTTACAAGCTAATGATTATATTATAGGTTGTGAAGGTGATGTTGAAGGGACATTATCTATGATAGCAACTAAAGCAGCCTCTAATTCTACGCCATTTTTAGCAGATTTGTCTCAAGTTAATTTAGAAGAAAACTATGCATTATTATGGCATTGTGGAGTTGCTGCATATAATTTATGGGATAAAAAATCAAATAGATCTTTAGATACATATTTTGCAGGAGGAAAAGGAGTTACTGCTGATTTTGTATTGAAGCCAGGAGTAATAAGTTTATTAAGAATAGATTCTGCAAGAGGAAAAACTAGATTATTTATAGCAAAAGGTGAAGCAGTAGAAATGAAAAAAGAATTAAAAGGAACATATGCAAAAGTTATTTTTGAAAATCATATCAATAGTTTATTAGATACTTTAGTAAAAAATGGAGTAGCGCATCATGCTGCAATGGTATATGGCGATTATATGAGAACATTTGAAATCTTTGGCCAATTAATGGGTTGGGAAATAATAAGAGGATGA
- a CDS encoding alpha-glucosidase produces the protein MITMIIDKDNGFEIIIGKNKLLSHSKENPSIFLGYGKEKIDMYRGNFDINDYLESRIPLRNFNIAGNIISFYEDGKTILKMEIKDNEITFENYSNYNRFWIRLNATKNEDIYGCGEQFSYFNLRGKIFPLWTSEPGVGRNKKTYITWLADVEGKAGGDYYTTNFPQSAFLSSNMYYCIVDSSVYMKFDFSHVDFHEIEVWDIPKRISFITGENYLEIISKFNKYMGIQPKLPEWILDGLILGVQGGLEEVNKKLEKLSEVKINALWVQDWVGKKITSFGKRLFWDWKVNEKYYPNLKEYIEELNKRNIRFLGYINPYLIREGELFKEADKKGYFVKNKKGDTYLIDFGEFYCGTIDLTNEKAFNWYKEVIKKNMIDLGFSGWMADFGEYLPIDCVLENGDPKEMHNMWPVLWAKLNYEAVKESGKLGEIVFFMRAGFNGIQKYTTLMWAGDQLVDWSEDDGIPSVVKSFLSSAISGIGYTHCDLGGYTSLFEVKRSKELMKRWIELSAFSPVMRSHEGNRPDDNIQVYSDEELIEYLKKMTEIHSYLKDYLLYYIDEYQEKGIPLIRPLMLHYNVNSDKEYLLGRDLLICPVLKENTKNMEVLLPEDEWINLWTKEKYNGGKYVVNSEIIPVFYRASSKFKELFDNL, from the coding sequence ATGATTACTATGATAATAGATAAAGATAATGGATTTGAAATAATAATTGGAAAAAATAAATTGTTATCGCATTCTAAGGAAAACCCTTCAATATTTTTAGGATATGGAAAAGAAAAAATAGATATGTATAGAGGGAATTTTGATATTAATGATTATTTAGAAAGCAGAATTCCATTAAGAAATTTTAATATAGCTGGAAATATTATAAGTTTTTATGAGGATGGAAAAACAATACTCAAAATGGAAATAAAAGATAATGAAATAACATTTGAAAATTATTCTAATTATAATAGATTTTGGATAAGATTAAACGCAACAAAAAATGAAGATATATATGGTTGTGGAGAACAATTTTCATATTTTAATCTTAGAGGAAAAATCTTCCCATTATGGACATCAGAACCAGGTGTAGGTAGAAATAAGAAAACATATATTACATGGTTGGCAGATGTAGAAGGTAAAGCAGGTGGGGATTATTATACAACAAATTTCCCTCAAAGTGCTTTTTTAAGTTCAAATATGTATTATTGTATAGTAGATTCATCAGTATATATGAAATTTGATTTTTCTCATGTAGATTTTCATGAAATAGAAGTATGGGATATACCAAAAAGAATTTCCTTTATTACAGGAGAAAACTATCTAGAAATAATTTCAAAATTTAATAAATATATGGGAATACAACCGAAATTACCAGAGTGGATTTTAGATGGTTTAATATTAGGTGTGCAAGGTGGATTAGAAGAAGTAAATAAAAAACTAGAAAAATTAAGTGAAGTAAAGATTAATGCATTATGGGTTCAAGATTGGGTAGGTAAAAAAATTACTTCTTTTGGTAAAAGATTATTTTGGGATTGGAAGGTAAATGAGAAATACTATCCTAATTTAAAAGAGTATATTGAAGAATTAAATAAAAGAAATATTAGGTTTTTAGGGTATATAAACCCATATTTGATAAGAGAAGGAGAATTATTTAAAGAAGCCGATAAAAAAGGTTATTTTGTAAAAAACAAAAAAGGAGATACATATTTAATCGATTTTGGAGAATTCTATTGTGGTACAATAGATCTAACGAACGAGAAAGCTTTTAATTGGTATAAAGAGGTAATAAAGAAAAATATGATAGATTTAGGTTTCTCAGGATGGATGGCTGATTTTGGAGAATATTTGCCAATTGATTGTGTTTTGGAAAATGGAGATCCGAAAGAAATGCATAATATGTGGCCAGTGTTATGGGCTAAATTAAATTATGAAGCAGTTAAAGAATCTGGAAAACTAGGTGAAATAGTATTTTTTATGAGAGCTGGTTTTAATGGAATTCAAAAATATACAACATTAATGTGGGCAGGGGATCAATTAGTAGACTGGTCTGAAGATGATGGTATTCCTTCAGTTGTTAAAAGTTTTTTATCTTCAGCAATATCTGGAATAGGATATACTCACTGTGATTTGGGTGGATATACATCATTATTTGAAGTTAAAAGAAGCAAAGAATTAATGAAGAGATGGATAGAATTGTCGGCATTTTCTCCTGTAATGAGATCTCATGAAGGAAATAGGCCAGATGATAATATTCAAGTTTATTCAGATGAAGAATTAATTGAATATCTTAAAAAAATGACAGAAATACATTCTTATTTAAAAGATTATTTATTATATTATATTGATGAATATCAAGAAAAAGGAATACCTTTAATAAGGCCATTAATGCTGCATTATAATGTTAATAGCGATAAAGAGTATTTATTAGGTAGAGATTTATTGATTTGTCCAGTTTTAAAGGAAAATACAAAAAATATGGAAGTTTTATTACCAGAAGATGAATGGATTAATTTATGGACAAAAGAAAAATATAACGGTGGAAAATACGTTGTAAATTCTGAAATAATTCCAGTATTTTATAGAGCAAGCTCTAAATTTAAAGAATTATTTGATAATTTGTAG
- a CDS encoding aldo/keto reductase encodes MNYRKYLGKLVSEIGFGAWQLGNDKEWGGPKDSEAIKLVETAVELGCNFFDTAPNYAGGKSELILGEALSKFDREKLVINTKVGHVPGEKDGFAPEVIRKTVENSLKKLKTNYLDSVILHNPPYEMLDKNAPQFKVLEELKNEGLIKAYGASLDFSREVDKLIENTDSQVVEILFNIFFQDVRKSFDKIREKGLAVIVKVPLDSGWLSGKYNKDSRFTGIRSRWSVKDIEKRAELIEKVKKIKSNDVSMVHEALSYILSYDVISTIAVGSKNIEQLKENLKASEIKMDKDKVKKYEELYEREIAINPLPW; translated from the coding sequence ATGAATTATAGGAAGTATTTAGGAAAATTAGTTTCTGAAATTGGATTTGGAGCTTGGCAATTAGGTAATGATAAAGAATGGGGAGGGCCAAAAGATTCAGAAGCAATTAAATTAGTAGAGACAGCTGTAGAACTCGGATGTAATTTTTTTGATACTGCTCCAAATTATGCTGGGGGTAAAAGTGAGTTAATATTAGGAGAGGCGTTAAGTAAGTTTGATAGAGAAAAACTTGTAATAAACACTAAAGTAGGGCATGTTCCTGGAGAAAAAGATGGATTTGCTCCGGAGGTTATTAGAAAAACAGTTGAAAATAGCTTAAAAAAACTTAAAACAAATTATTTGGATTCAGTTATTTTACATAATCCACCTTATGAGATGTTAGACAAAAATGCACCACAATTTAAAGTTTTGGAAGAATTAAAAAATGAGGGATTAATAAAAGCATATGGTGCATCATTAGATTTTTCAAGAGAAGTTGATAAATTAATCGAAAATACTGATAGTCAAGTGGTAGAAATATTATTTAATATATTCTTTCAAGATGTAAGAAAATCTTTTGATAAAATTAGAGAAAAAGGATTAGCAGTAATAGTTAAAGTTCCTTTAGATTCTGGATGGTTATCTGGGAAATATAATAAAGATAGTAGATTTACAGGTATTAGAAGCAGATGGAGTGTAAAGGATATTGAAAAAAGAGCAGAATTAATTGAAAAAGTAAAAAAAATAAAATCTAATGATGTATCTATGGTTCATGAAGCCTTGAGTTATATTTTATCATATGATGTTATTAGCACAATTGCAGTAGGTAGTAAAAATATAGAACAATTAAAAGAAAATTTAAAAGCTAGTGAAATTAAGATGGATAAAGACAAAGTTAAAAAATATGAAGAATTATATGAAAGGGAAATAGCAATTAATCCATTACCTTGGTAA
- a CDS encoding MFS transporter, producing the protein MKRRNIIAYGMGDIFGGGSFLVIGTLFLIFLTDVVGLRPSLAGLVLIIGKAWDAISDPIMGYISDNTRSKFGKRRLYFLLGIFPIALSFYLLWLPINSNSQLSLFLFYSFAYILFSTVYTMVMIPYTALNAEMTKDYSLRTKLSGTRMFFSQISALLSGVLPKIIIDSASNPSIGYRNMAIVFSILYSLPWIFVFLGTFEESTKDDNVQKNKFDLLSLLKNKPFKIHIGMYIMAYTAMDILMALFIYYLTYYIQKPNIFSICLGLILLTEILSLPLHVYIANKYGKGKDYTLGLSIWAIGMFILFIIGKNTPTIFIYLDSIIIGFGLSAGVMIPWAMLPTIIDIDELITTKNRAGIYSGAMTFIRKIIQAVTLFVLGVFLDFIGYIPNQDQTASTLFKLKSIFVFLPILLLITGILLSLKYKVNAQNHKIIREEIDRLRNNGKKEDVDSNVKKICESITGLSYEQLYNK; encoded by the coding sequence ATGAAGAGAAGAAATATTATTGCATATGGTATGGGGGATATTTTTGGTGGAGGATCTTTTTTAGTAATTGGAACATTGTTTTTGATATTTTTAACAGATGTTGTAGGACTTAGACCATCTTTAGCTGGACTAGTTCTTATTATAGGAAAAGCTTGGGATGCAATTTCTGATCCTATAATGGGATATATTTCAGATAACACAAGATCTAAATTTGGGAAAAGACGATTATACTTTTTATTGGGTATATTTCCTATAGCTTTATCTTTTTATTTGTTGTGGTTACCTATTAATAGCAACTCACAATTATCGTTATTCTTATTTTATTCTTTTGCATATATATTATTCTCAACAGTATATACAATGGTTATGATACCATATACAGCTTTAAATGCCGAAATGACAAAAGACTATTCATTAAGAACAAAATTATCTGGTACGAGAATGTTTTTTTCTCAAATTTCAGCATTACTGTCAGGTGTTTTGCCAAAAATAATAATTGATTCAGCTTCAAACCCTTCTATTGGTTATAGAAATATGGCGATTGTTTTTAGTATATTATATTCGCTTCCTTGGATTTTTGTATTTTTAGGAACCTTTGAAGAAAGCACCAAAGATGATAATGTTCAAAAAAATAAATTTGATTTATTATCTTTATTAAAAAACAAGCCGTTTAAAATCCATATTGGTATGTATATTATGGCATATACAGCAATGGATATATTAATGGCATTATTTATATATTATTTAACCTACTATATTCAAAAACCAAATATATTTTCCATATGTTTAGGTTTGATATTGCTTACTGAAATATTGTCATTACCATTACATGTATATATAGCAAACAAATATGGAAAAGGGAAAGATTATACTTTAGGGTTGTCAATATGGGCTATAGGAATGTTTATATTATTTATTATTGGCAAAAACACTCCAACTATATTTATCTATTTAGATTCAATAATAATAGGTTTTGGCTTATCCGCTGGTGTAATGATACCTTGGGCTATGTTGCCAACAATAATTGATATTGATGAATTAATAACAACAAAAAATAGAGCAGGAATTTATTCCGGAGCAATGACGTTTATTAGGAAGATAATACAAGCAGTTACTTTATTTGTTTTAGGTGTATTTTTAGATTTTATTGGGTATATACCAAATCAAGATCAAACTGCTAGTACATTGTTTAAGTTAAAGTCTATATTTGTATTTTTACCCATATTGTTATTAATAACTGGAATATTATTATCTTTAAAATATAAAGTGAATGCACAAAATCATAAGATTATTAGAGAAGAAATAGATAGATTAAGAAATAATGGCAAAAAAGAAGATGTTGATTCAAATGTAAAGAAGATTTGTGAATCTATAACTGGTCTATCATATGAGCAATTATATAATAAATAA
- a CDS encoding Do family serine endopeptidase → MKKIVVAMTAVLLMVVSSFAFVNPNYVSPVVNVVKEAAPAVVNIEAVGHRKASIDPFFEDFYKRFFGESPWTQDREFKALGTGFIFDKRGYILTNYHVVENADEITVTTLEGKKYKAKYVGGDGDLDIAVLQVKTKDELPVIELGDSDNIEIGEWAIAIGNPLGFKHTVTLGVVSAVHRKIPKPDGNGAYADLIQTDAAINPGNSGGPLLNIHAQVIGINTAIVNPTQGQNLGFAIPINFAKRFAESLINTGKVSKAYLGVYIQNVTESLAKTFGLKVTKGAFVSDIEKGSPADKVGIKPGDVIVKIDNKEIDSADELVYIVKTYPAGQSINVVVNRKGKEITYTVTLAEREEFAKATEDYYLGLKVRDLTPEDINELKLPKDMYGVRVEEVKEGSEAQYVNIKKGDIIMEMYVNGKGEKLESVKDFQKLASNIKKGDYVGFIIYRDGYRASVYFSYMGK, encoded by the coding sequence ATGAAAAAAATTGTTGTTGCTATGACAGCAGTATTATTAATGGTAGTTTCCTCATTTGCCTTTGTAAATCCAAATTATGTTTCACCAGTGGTAAATGTTGTAAAAGAAGCTGCACCAGCTGTAGTCAACATTGAAGCTGTAGGGCATAGAAAGGCTTCAATAGATCCATTTTTTGAGGATTTTTATAAAAGGTTTTTTGGTGAATCACCATGGACTCAAGATAGAGAATTCAAAGCATTAGGTACAGGATTTATATTTGATAAAAGAGGATATATATTGACAAATTATCATGTTGTTGAAAATGCAGATGAAATAACTGTAACAACATTAGAAGGAAAGAAATATAAAGCAAAATATGTGGGTGGAGATGGAGATCTTGATATAGCGGTTTTGCAAGTTAAAACAAAAGATGAATTACCTGTAATAGAATTAGGAGATTCTGATAATATTGAAATTGGTGAATGGGCAATTGCAATAGGTAATCCTTTAGGGTTTAAACATACAGTTACATTAGGTGTTGTAAGCGCTGTACATAGAAAGATTCCAAAACCTGATGGAAATGGTGCTTATGCAGATTTAATTCAAACAGATGCAGCAATCAATCCTGGTAATAGTGGAGGTCCATTGTTAAATATTCATGCTCAGGTAATAGGTATAAATACAGCTATAGTAAATCCAACACAAGGTCAAAATTTAGGTTTTGCAATTCCAATTAATTTTGCTAAAAGATTTGCCGAATCTTTAATAAATACTGGAAAAGTATCAAAAGCATACTTAGGAGTTTATATACAAAACGTAACAGAATCTCTTGCAAAAACATTTGGATTAAAAGTAACAAAAGGTGCGTTTGTTAGTGATATTGAAAAAGGATCACCTGCAGATAAAGTTGGAATAAAACCTGGCGATGTTATTGTAAAAATAGATAATAAAGAAATAGATAGTGCTGATGAACTTGTATATATTGTAAAAACTTATCCAGCAGGACAAAGCATTAATGTTGTTGTGAATAGGAAAGGGAAAGAAATTACATATACAGTTACTTTAGCCGAAAGAGAAGAATTTGCAAAAGCTACAGAAGATTATTATTTAGGATTAAAAGTTAGAGATTTAACTCCAGAAGATATTAATGAATTAAAATTACCAAAAGATATGTATGGTGTTAGAGTTGAAGAGGTTAAAGAAGGATCAGAAGCACAATATGTAAATATTAAAAAAGGTGATATTATAATGGAAATGTACGTAAATGGAAAAGGTGAAAAATTAGAATCTGTAAAAGATTTCCAAAAATTAGCTTCAAATATTAAAAAAGGCGATTATGTAGGATTTATAATATATAGAGACGGTTATAGAGCTTCTGTATACTTTAGTTATATGGGTAAATAA